The proteins below come from a single Mytilus edulis chromosome 5, xbMytEdul2.2, whole genome shotgun sequence genomic window:
- the LOC139522381 gene encoding uncharacterized protein, with product MKSYVLFILISLQYVAIFGGGGVYKTELVILGEAITLECRNSGASTSLWRRKQYLISAGLEINPNAYGYNRLRIIEDLIKGEYNLEITNITEEDLGFYRCEVSINNVAKQTRVTLRLHSHINDTQVTDEYTTKDKILTTTVIESLTDNTSQTEPQNTTKSSLYNTVSGTVITTDMQTKRLTDIKPSTILYNEAIDEDRPETGFSSKEKLVYYGLLAGGLVLVLCLSITCNICIIHKYKTGHLNVQLDKTVNENANNVSKDTEDLSSNYESICESEMVPNVSKLHTEMSAVAAHPHKNKSDHNSPTSERSYLEVIADTIYINPCLHSKENGESDSTHKVSSPEYGEASQKDQNSSYLDSNTDEFGLKELTNSEASVNMSTRNIDALDSFPVFCAGELSNERLCSHDEVYVYCKPNKEDSLSMVNFAELSESGSTVGERDQHIVLQNDDGQINPYENLTRIDKNDVHDYNTCIVPPRY from the exons TTGCTATTTTTGGTGGAGGAGGAGTGTATAAGACTGAATTGGTTATTCTTGGGGAGGCCATAACACTGGAATGTCGAAATTCTGGAGCATCCACGTCATTATGGCGACGAAAGCAGTACTTGATATCAGCTGGTTTAGAGATAAATCCAAATGCATACGGTTACAACAGATTAAGGATAATTGAAGATCTAATAAAAGGCGaatacaatttagaaattacaaatataacagaGGAAGACCTTGGTTTTTATAGGTGCGAGGTTTCAATCAACAATGTTGCTAAACAGACAAGAGTGACACTTCGATTGCACT CTCATATCAATGACACACAAGTTACAGATGAGTATACTACTAAAG ACAAGATACTTACTACGACAGTTATAGAATCCCTAACAGATAACACATCCCAAACAGAGCCTCAAAATACAACGAAAA GCTCATTGTACAATACTGTGAGTGGAACTGTTAtaactactgatatgcaaactaAAAGACTGACAg ACATCAAGCCATCAACGATCCTTTACAATGAAGCCATCGATGAAGATCGACCTGAAACAG GTTTTTCATCGAAGGAAAAGCTAGTGTACTATGGCCTGTTAGCTGGTGGTCTTGTCTTAGTGTTGTGCTTGtcaataacatgtaacatatgTATTATTCACAAATACAAAACAGGACACTTAAATGTGCAGCTAGACAAAACTGTAAATGAAAATGCAAACAATGTGTCTAAAGATACCGAAGATCTCTCATCAAATTACGAATCCATATGCGAAAGTGAAATGGTCCCAAATGTATCAAAACTACATACAGAGATGTCTGCTGTAGCAGCACATCCCCATAAAAATAAGTCCGATCACAATTCTCCAACGTCTGAAAGATCGTATCTGGAAGTTATTGCCGATACCATTTACATCAATCCTTGTCTGCATTCAAAAGAAAATGGCGAATCTGATAGTACGCATAAAGTTTCTTCGCCAGAATATGGAGAAGCATCACAGAAAGATCAAAACAGTTCTTATCTTGATTCTAACACGGATGAGTTTGGCCTCAAAGAACTTACAAATTCTGAAGCCTCCGTGAATATGAGTACCCGTAATATCGATGCGTTAGACAGTTTTCCTGTATTCTGTGCAGGTGAACTCAGTAATGAACGATTATGCAGTCACGACGAAGTATATGTTTATTGCAAACCAAACAAAGAAGACTCACTCTCGATGGTAAATTTTGCTGAATTATCAGAATCAGGAAGTACGGTAGGCGAACGCGATCAACATATCGTATTACAAAATGATGACGGACAAATCAATCCATATGAAAATCTTACAAGAATCGATAAAAACGACGTACACGACTACAATACTTGTATTGTTCCACCAAGATATTGA